The Lolium rigidum isolate FL_2022 chromosome 2, APGP_CSIRO_Lrig_0.1, whole genome shotgun sequence genomic interval CCCTTCCTAATTCGTTCGAAACTGCCGGCCTTCGGTCTTGTGGGGGGATTCAGCCATTGGGGCAACTCGGAGCTTACATACGAACTGGCCATGTGATTTGTACGAGTTTGGTTCTCTGCTCTTCAGAATCAATTTCATCGAATTTTTGCTAAGCGTGCTTGTTGGTTTAATTTTCGCAGGCGTTGGAGAAGATCAGGTTCGAGAGCCTCACGGGCAAGAGCAAGCTCCATGCGCAGCCGGAGCTCTTCATCCACATCGCCCCCGACAAGGACATGACCAACTCGGACCTCAGCACGATTGCCAGTTCTGGGACCAGGGAGTTTATAGAGAACCTCCCCGCTGGCGCGGACATTTCCATGATTGGTCAGTTTGGTGTCGGTTCCTTCTCTGCCTACCTTGTGGCCGAGAGGGTCCTCGTCACCACCAAGCACAACGACAACGAGCAGTTCATTTGGGAGTCCCAGGCTGGTGGGTCCTTTACTGCTTCCCAT includes:
- the LOC124689758 gene encoding heat shock protein 81-3-like, whose protein sequence is MAASPASLRASAGGLFSSLAGSRAAANPTKALEKIRFESLTGKSKLHAQPELFIHIAPDKDMTNSDLSTIASSGTREFIENLPAGADISMIGQFGVGSFSAYLVAERVLVTTKHNDNEQFIWESQAGGSFTASHDKSGEQLGGGTKRVIYLKDQQV